One Pararhizobium sp. IMCC3301 DNA segment encodes these proteins:
- a CDS encoding sugar-binding transcriptional regulator: MARRIKIDQIDEEEQLLVRLAWACEVEGLTQAEAAKRFGITRLRVNKGLAEARQRGILRVSVDSIYAAAADLEWQLERQYGLSRSIVVPTPENPASVTPLVSAALGSYLGKVLSQPDLRTFGMSWGNTLNLATRFMQPIDRPDLEIVSIMGGVTRGSDVNGYEITTRLADLCNAEHSFFTAPLFAGSAESQAVFMEQDVIKEMLDKVRSCGAVALATGDLSSSLLVRDALPRDIDSRELIAKGGVGDIIGHVLDARGGLLDHVVNQRVIGVSLEDLHNIPNVILAAGGLHKVPVIRAALRRCFVNSLVTDEHTARALLQGEDVPALAGA, translated from the coding sequence ATGGCGCGACGCATCAAGATTGACCAGATCGACGAGGAAGAGCAATTGCTGGTCCGTCTGGCTTGGGCGTGCGAAGTCGAAGGGTTGACACAGGCTGAAGCCGCCAAACGCTTTGGTATCACGCGGCTGCGTGTCAACAAGGGTCTGGCCGAGGCGCGGCAGCGTGGCATCCTGCGGGTCAGTGTCGATTCAATCTATGCCGCCGCCGCTGATCTGGAATGGCAGCTTGAGCGCCAATACGGCCTGTCGCGCAGCATCGTGGTACCAACTCCGGAGAATCCCGCCTCGGTTACGCCGCTGGTGAGCGCGGCGCTTGGCAGCTATCTTGGCAAAGTCCTGTCGCAGCCGGACCTGCGGACCTTCGGGATGTCCTGGGGCAACACGCTCAATCTGGCGACACGATTCATGCAGCCCATCGACAGGCCGGATCTGGAGATCGTATCCATCATGGGCGGGGTGACGCGTGGCTCCGATGTAAACGGCTACGAGATCACCACAAGGCTGGCGGACCTGTGCAATGCGGAGCACAGCTTTTTCACGGCACCGCTGTTTGCCGGTAGCGCGGAAAGCCAGGCCGTTTTCATGGAGCAGGACGTAATCAAAGAGATGCTGGACAAAGTGCGTTCCTGCGGCGCGGTCGCACTTGCGACGGGCGATCTGTCCAGTTCGCTGCTGGTACGCGATGCCCTGCCGCGCGATATTGATTCCCGCGAGTTGATCGCCAAAGGCGGTGTCGGAGACATCATTGGTCATGTCCTTGACGCCAGAGGCGGGCTTCTCGACCACGTCGTGAACCAACGGGTCATCGGTGTTTCGCTGGAAGATCTGCATAATATACCCAATGTAATCCTGGCTGCAGGGGGTCTGCACAAGGTGCCTGTGATCCGCGCTGCGCTGCGACGTTGTTTTGTCAACTCGCTGGTCACTGACGAGCACACCGCCCGCGCGTTGCTGCAAGGGGAAGACGTGCCTGCACTGGCAGGCGCATAA
- a CDS encoding SDR family oxidoreductase, producing the protein MNTLEGKVVAITGGASGIGLACARHCLAAGAQVALVDRDEAALRQVCADLGAGAHPIVTDLLVPDSVARMLPQILAAAGRLDVFHANAGAYVGGDILDGDPDQWDMVLNLNINATFRSVHAVLPHLAAQKSGDVILTSSVAGVIPVVWEPIYTASKHAVQAFTHTVRRQMAKHGVRVGAILPGPVVTALLDDWPKAKLEQALAEGSLMQPEEVAECVVFMLTRPKHVTIRDLVLLPNAVDL; encoded by the coding sequence ATGAACACTCTCGAAGGAAAGGTCGTGGCCATCACCGGCGGGGCATCGGGCATCGGGCTGGCTTGCGCGCGGCACTGTCTGGCAGCTGGCGCACAGGTTGCGCTGGTGGACCGCGACGAGGCGGCGCTGCGGCAAGTCTGCGCCGATCTGGGGGCAGGTGCGCATCCCATTGTGACCGATCTGCTTGTCCCCGATAGCGTAGCCCGGATGCTGCCGCAGATCCTTGCAGCGGCAGGCAGGCTTGATGTGTTTCATGCCAATGCTGGCGCCTATGTGGGCGGCGATATTCTTGATGGGGACCCGGATCAGTGGGATATGGTCCTGAACCTCAATATCAATGCGACCTTCCGGTCGGTCCATGCGGTGCTGCCCCATCTGGCGGCGCAGAAATCCGGCGATGTGATCCTGACGAGCTCTGTCGCCGGGGTGATCCCGGTGGTGTGGGAGCCGATCTATACCGCCTCGAAACATGCGGTGCAGGCCTTTACCCATACGGTGCGCCGCCAGATGGCAAAACATGGCGTGCGCGTCGGGGCGATCCTGCCAGGGCCTGTGGTGACGGCACTTCTGGATGACTGGCCAAAGGCCAAACTGGAGCAGGCTCTGGCAGAAGGCAGCCTGATGCAACCCGAAGAAGTCGCGGAGTGTGTCGTCTTCATGCTGACACGGCCCAAGCATGTGACAATCCGGGACCTCGTCCTGTTGCCCAACGCCGTCGATCTCTAG
- a CDS encoding SIS domain-containing protein — protein sequence MSGASDTLCDRLLEELRPGLAPSVLAQIAPLTEVLAKARRIACFGVGREGLMMKALTMRLFHLGLEAHVVGDMTTPPIATGDVLFVSAGPGDFGTVAALCNVARAAGAQVICITATRDGPVPAMADLIVHLPAQTMASDQGPAASSVLPMGSLYEVLMVLFFELLVLDLRGRLSIAPEAMRARHTNLE from the coding sequence ATGAGTGGCGCGTCAGACACGCTGTGCGACCGCCTTCTGGAGGAGTTGCGCCCCGGTCTTGCCCCATCCGTCCTGGCGCAGATTGCGCCATTGACCGAAGTGCTGGCGAAAGCGCGGCGCATCGCCTGCTTCGGAGTGGGGCGTGAGGGATTGATGATGAAGGCACTGACCATGCGGTTGTTTCATCTGGGTCTCGAGGCGCATGTGGTCGGCGACATGACCACACCACCCATCGCAACCGGGGATGTTTTATTTGTCAGCGCCGGGCCGGGTGATTTTGGCACCGTTGCAGCGCTGTGCAATGTCGCACGCGCGGCCGGTGCGCAGGTGATCTGCATTACTGCAACGCGCGATGGTCCCGTGCCCGCCATGGCCGATCTGATCGTGCATCTGCCAGCCCAGACCATGGCCTCGGATCAGGGTCCGGCGGCCAGCTCCGTTCTGCCGATGGGCTCGCTGTATGAGGTGCTGATGGTCCTGTTTTTCGAACTTCTTGTTCTCGACCTGCGAGGCCGGTTGAGCATTGCTCCCGAAGCCATGCGCGCACGTCACACAAATTTGGAATAG
- a CDS encoding SDR family NAD(P)-dependent oxidoreductase has protein sequence MSDWENRFRLSGRTALVTGASSGIGYAIAEVFADAGADIIGHGRSTERLADLGRVVMAKGRKFTAITGDLASSEQTAAIAAEALAAAGGRIDILVNSAGIAVTGPVVDFAVEDWTRTLAVNLTAPFILSRALLPGMMARRMGKIINISSQTGVIALEDHAAYASSKGGLNALTKSLMVEAAPHNVQVNAICPTVVLTKMGKQLWSPPEKKDPFIARTPLGRFGEPVEIADMALYLASPASDLVNGAIMMIEGGYSSI, from the coding sequence ATGTCCGATTGGGAAAACCGCTTTCGCCTCTCCGGTCGCACAGCACTTGTCACCGGCGCGTCCTCGGGCATCGGCTATGCGATTGCCGAGGTTTTTGCCGATGCCGGTGCCGATATCATCGGCCATGGTCGATCGACAGAAAGGTTGGCCGATCTTGGGCGCGTCGTCATGGCAAAAGGCCGCAAGTTCACTGCCATCACGGGCGATCTGGCGTCCAGCGAGCAAACCGCCGCCATCGCGGCCGAGGCGCTGGCCGCAGCGGGAGGCAGGATTGACATTCTGGTCAATTCCGCAGGGATTGCTGTCACCGGTCCGGTAGTGGATTTCGCCGTCGAGGACTGGACCCGGACCTTGGCCGTGAACCTGACCGCGCCCTTCATCCTGTCCAGGGCGTTGCTGCCGGGGATGATGGCGCGGCGCATGGGCAAGATCATCAACATCTCGTCCCAGACAGGGGTCATCGCACTTGAGGATCACGCGGCATATGCCTCCTCCAAGGGCGGGCTGAACGCGCTGACAAAATCCCTGATGGTCGAGGCCGCCCCCCATAATGTGCAGGTCAACGCGATTTGTCCCACGGTTGTGCTGACAAAGATGGGCAAACAGCTTTGGTCGCCGCCGGAGAAAAAAGACCCTTTCATTGCGCGCACCCCCTTGGGCCGGTTCGGTGAGCCGGTGGAAATTGCTGACATGGCGCTTTATCTCGCCTCGCCTGCATCCGACCTCGTCAACGGGGCGATCATGATGATCGAGGGCGGCTATTCCAGTATCTGA
- a CDS encoding NAD(P)-dependent alcohol dehydrogenase gives MSIALVLEEKNRLSLREIDLPHKLEPGDVRIAINTVGVCGSDVHYYTHGKIGPFVVKAPMVLGHEASGVVTQLGEHVSHLAVGDRVCMEPGIPNMASKASKLGAYNVDPDVRFWATPPVHGCLTPEVIHPAAFTYKLPDHVSFAEGAMVEPFAIGMQAAARARIKPGDVALVTGAGPIGIMVALAALAGGCSKVYISDLVDEKLGIAAQYDNIHPINVTKSSVADVIGSGTGGWGADVVFECAGAAASVQTALEAVSPAGCVVWVGMPVERVPMDIVLAQSKEIRMETVFRYANMYDRAIELLASGKVDLKPLVSETFAFADSIAAFDRAVEARPTDVKIQIRLQGS, from the coding sequence ATGTCGATTGCTTTGGTTCTCGAAGAAAAAAACAGGCTGTCGTTGCGGGAGATTGACCTGCCGCACAAGCTTGAACCGGGAGATGTGCGTATCGCGATCAATACGGTCGGGGTTTGCGGCAGTGACGTGCATTATTACACCCACGGCAAGATCGGGCCCTTCGTCGTCAAAGCGCCCATGGTTCTGGGGCATGAGGCCTCGGGTGTGGTGACGCAGTTGGGCGAGCATGTGAGCCATCTGGCTGTCGGCGACCGCGTTTGCATGGAGCCCGGCATACCCAACATGGCGTCCAAGGCAAGCAAACTGGGTGCGTATAATGTCGATCCGGATGTCAGGTTCTGGGCGACCCCTCCGGTGCATGGCTGTCTGACACCCGAGGTCATCCATCCCGCGGCTTTCACCTACAAACTGCCCGATCACGTCAGCTTTGCCGAAGGCGCGATGGTCGAACCCTTCGCCATCGGCATGCAGGCAGCAGCGCGCGCGCGTATCAAACCCGGCGATGTGGCGCTGGTCACAGGTGCCGGCCCCATTGGGATCATGGTAGCGCTGGCCGCCCTGGCCGGGGGCTGCTCCAAGGTCTATATCTCTGATCTTGTAGACGAAAAATTGGGCATTGCCGCGCAGTACGACAACATCCACCCGATCAATGTGACAAAATCCTCTGTTGCCGATGTGATTGGCAGCGGCACCGGGGGCTGGGGCGCGGATGTGGTCTTTGAATGCGCGGGCGCCGCTGCGTCGGTGCAAACAGCACTTGAAGCTGTGTCTCCGGCAGGATGCGTGGTCTGGGTTGGCATGCCGGTTGAACGGGTGCCCATGGACATCGTCCTGGCGCAGTCCAAGGAAATCCGGATGGAGACGGTGTTTCGCTATGCCAACATGTATGACCGCGCGATTGAGCTGCTGGCTTCGGGCAAAGTCGACCTCAAGCCGCTGGTCTCGGAGACATTCGCTTTTGCCGACAGCATTGCCGCTTTTGATCGCGCGGTAGAGGCACGACCGACGGATGTGAAAATCCAGATCAGACTGCAGGGCAGCTAA